Below is a window of Dehalococcoidia bacterium DNA.
ATTCAGCAGTTGGACGGCGATCGAGGCCAGGAGGATGAACCCCAACCCGGCGACCCTCGCCGCCTGGGCCGGAGGTAGTCAGCGAGCAGCGCCAGGTAGCGGTCGATGGAGATGTTCATCGGAGTGCGCCGCGTCTTTGCTGCCCGTCGACGTACACGCGCTAGCCGCCCGGCTCCCCACGCCTCAGCGCCAGGCGCCCGAACACGCTCTCGGGCGCGCGCAGCTGCCATGAACGCTGCCCGGGCGTAGCGTTCAGGCCGGCGAGTTCGTCGAGAAAGGCCATGACGGAGCGCAGCCGGCCCTCGATGACGTTCACCGCCGCCGGCCGTACGTCGCCGAAGCGGGCAGACGAATGGAACTCGTGCAGGAGCGCATCGATGAGCATCTTGTCGCGTCCGAAGCGGGCACGCGGATAACCCTCAACATAGCGCCGGAAGTAGGACTCTGCCGCGCCGCCTACGAGCTCCTTGCCCTGAAGAGTCCGGAGCACCGCCTGCCAGGTAGTCGCCCAGCCGCAGGCCCCGCAGGACAGCGGCGCCTCCTTGCGGCGAAATCGGTCGCGCCGTCCGTCGATGATCTCAGCCCTGCACGCGGGGCATTCCAGCCGGCCGCGGTGCGCCTCTGTCGCCTTCAGGATGCTGTCACAGCGCGCATACAGGGCAATGCCGACTTCATCGAGCAGTTCTTCGTCCAGACGCCCGGCCGCCTCGCTCTCGTAGAGGCGCCGAACCAGCGCCTGCGGCACTCGCGGCGCCCAACGTAGGGGCTGTGCTTTCTGAGACATGCCAATCAGGATACAGAAGCGCGAACGTCAACCGTGGCTTACGAGGCGGCACGAGCAGGGTCTCCCTTTCCTGCCCGGGAACTCTTCGGCCTACGGTTGCGCGCGCTCCGGGTGTCCCGGGCTGGCGGCCGACCGTGGCACTGACCGCGGGATGACGTATGCGGGTTCCCGGCGGGAGCGGCGTTCCGGCAGCCGGGCAGTCTGGTATACTGCGACTGGCCCTCGCCCCGCGAGGGTCATTCTGGTGACAAGGGGTGCCCCCGCACCTGGCGGGGGTTGCTTATGCCCGCGATAGTAGTCATCGGTGGTCAGTGGGGCGACGAGGGCAAGGGCCGCATCGTCGACCTCATGGCCCGCCACGCCAGCGTCGTCGCCCGCTATTCCGCGGGGAACAATGCCGGCCACACCATCATCAACGACATGGGGCTGTTCGCCCTGCACCTGGTGCCGGCCGGCGTCTTCTACCCGGACAAGACCTGCCTCCTAGGCAACGGCATGGCCATCGACCCCGCGGAGCTGATCCGCGAACTCGAGATGCTCGAAAGCCGCGGTGTCGACACCGAGCGCGTGTTCGTCAGCGACCGGGCCCACGTCGTCATGCCCTATCACCCGATCATCGACCGCGAGGACGAGAAGCTGCGCGGCGCCGCCGCCGTCGGCACCACCGGCCGGGGCATCGGCCCCACCTTCGTCGACAAGGTCGGGCGCATCGGTATCCGCATGGGCGACCTTGTCGACCCCAAGTCCTTCCGCGAGCGGCTCAGTTTCGTCTTGCCTTACAAGAACGCCGTGCTCACGAAGCTGTACGGCGCCGAGCCGCTTTCCTTTGACGCCATCTACGAGGAGTACAGCGCCTACGCCGAGCGCCTCGCTGCCCGCGTCTGCGACACCGCCATGATCGCCCGCAAGGCCCTCGAGCGGGGCGAGACCCTGCTCCTCGAGGGCGCCCAGGGCGCCCTGCTCGACCTGGACAGCGGCACCTACGACTTCGTGACCTCGTCCGTGCCCTCATCGACCTCCGCGGGGGCGGCAACGGGCATCGGCATCGGCCCCTTCGACATCAAGCGCGTGGTGGGCGTCTACAAGGCCTACATGACACGCGTCGGCAATGGCCCCATGCCAACGGAGCTCCTGGACGAGACCGGCAACATCCTCCGCATCCAGGGGCCGCGCCCGGAAGTCGGGACGACCACAGGCCGAGCGCGCCGCACCGGGTGGTTCGACGCCGTCGCCTCGCGCTACAGCGCCACCATGAACAGCGTCACCGGCGTGGCGATCACTCGCCTCGACGTCCTCGACCCATTCCCGTCGATCCAGGTCTGCACCGCCTATCGCATCGATGGGGAGGTCGTCGACACGCCGCCCGCGAGCATCTCCGCCTTCAATCGCGCCGTCCCGATCTACGAGGAACTGCCCGGCTGGAACACGGACTGCACCAGCGCCCGCCGCTTCGAGGACCTGCCGCCGAACGCCCAGGCCTACGTGCGGCGCCTGGGTCAGTTGATCGGCAAGCCTGTCGAGATAATCTCCGTCGGGCCGGAGCGCGAGCAGGTGATCATCGTCGACCGGCCTATCTAGGTGGCAGACGCTCGCCCCCAACCGCGAACCGAGAACCCCCGAGCCGGGAGCGATCCGGCGCGAGACCCGATGAGGGCGCTGGCGGCGCAGGATGTCCCCGACCACCTCCAGGCCGGCCTCGACCTCGTGATCGTCGGCATCAATCCCGGGCGGCGTTCGGGCGCCACCGGGCACCACTACGCCTGGCCCGGCAACCACTTCTGGCCGGTGCTGTATGAAGCCGGGATCATCCCGGAGCCCATCACTCACCTCGAGGACCACCGCGTCCTGGAGTGGGGCATCGGCCTCACGAACCTCTGCGACCGGACCACGCGTTCCGCCGACGAGCTGACGCGCGAAGAGCTGCGCCAGGGCGCGGCCCGGCTACGGGAGAAGCTCTTGCGCTTCCGGCCGCGCGTTGTGTGCTTCAATGGCAAGGGCATCTACGAGGCCTTCAGCGGCCGCAAGGACGTCCGCTTCGGTCTCCAGCCCGAGGTCCTGGAGGGCATGCTCATGTTCGTCGTCCCCTCCTCCAGCGCCCGCGCGGCCGCCTACCAGCGCGACGCCAAGGTCGCCTACTTCCGGCAGCTCAGGCAGCTCATCGACTCCGTGCGGGTCGAGAAGCTGACATCGACGGCGCGGAGCGCCCGATGAGCCTGGAACCGCGCAGCGTGCTTTCGCCCCGGCTAGAGACCTTCCTGACCCAGCTCAGGGAGGGCGAGACGCCGAATCACGGCCGGTTCTGCTCCTTCTGTTACAACCCCCTGCCCCCGGACTTCTCCCGCTGCGACCACTGCGGCCAGGACCTCAAGGAGCGCGCGCCGATAACCTCGGTGCCTGACGAGGTCGTCGACATGCACGCGCGGAAGTTGCGCCGCGAGAGCCTTATCGTGAACTCCTTCGCCTACCTCGGCCTCGGCCTGGGGCTGGCGATCTTCCTGACTATGGTCGGGGTCAACGTCCTCTACCTGGACCGGGCCCTCTGGTTTTTCTTCATCGCCATCGGCGTTTTCCTCATCGGCAGCCGTGTCCTCGCGGCCATCCTCGGGGGCGTGATCGGCGATGAGATCGGCTATCGCTACGCGAACAAGCGGCTCGCCGAAGACTGGGCGCGCCATGTGGCCGAGCGCGAAAATAAGCTGCATGGTGGCCCCAGGGGCGAGCTCGGCATGGAGTCCGGCTAGCAAGGCCCGACGCTGGCCAAAGGCTGCCCGGAGAGAGACAGCGGAGGTGACGAGCAATGCCCCTGCCTGACCCCACCGACGAGCGCTTCTGGCCCCGCCGCAGCTTCGTTGCCCCTCCTTACCCCTACGGCGAGTACGACCGGGCTCGAGTCGTCATCCTCCCCGTGCCGTACGACTCCACCACCACGGCGCGAGCGGGCGCCCGCGATGGCCCGAATGCCATCATCGACAACTCCGAAGACATGGAGCTGTACGACGTCGGCATCGGCTACGAGGCCTACCTGCACGGCATCTACACTTCTCCCTCGGTCTCGGTGACGAACGAGACACCGGAGGCCATGATCAACCGCGTGACCGAGGCCGCCAGGCTGTACATCGACGACGGCAAGTTCGTCGCTACCTTCGGCGGCGAGCACACCATCGGTGTCGGCTCCTTCCGCGCGCACCTATCCCGCTACCCAAACCTCAGCGTGCTGGCCATCGACGCCCATGCCGACCTCCGCGACGAGTACCAGGGCACGCGCTACAACCACGCCTGCAGCCTCCGCCGGATGCTGGACGTGGTCCCCGTGACGCAGGTTGGTCTGCGCTCGGCCTCCGCCGAGGAGGCAGAGCTCATCCGCGACCGCAAGCTGCCTTTTTACTCGCCCCGCGCCTTTCGCGCCCTGCCAGACCTTTCGGCCATCGTGGACGGCCTCGATGACCACGTCTACGTGACGATCGACCTGGACGGCATCGACTGTGGTGAGATGCCGGCTGTCGGCACGCCCGAGCCCGGCGGCCTCACCTGGGACGAGGTGAGCTCGATCCTCGAGGCGGTAGCGGCGAAGCGGCGCATCGTCGGGTTCGACATGACGGAACTTGCGCCCGACCTCGGGCCCAAGGCCTGCGCCTACTCGGCAGCGAAACTCGCCTACCGCCTCATCGGTCTGGCGCTTGGGCCACCGGAAGGCTAGCTGACGCCCCGCGTCCCTGACCTCCCAGCCGGGCGGCGCGGCTTCGCTAGCGGGCTGCCAGGGCGGGCGCACGGGCCCTGGCGGCCCTCGGCACGTTGCGCAGGGTGCGGACCAGCTCCCGGTTCGTCTCGAGGAAGCCTGACTCCGTGTACGCGATGCCCAGCTCGCGGCAGGCAGCCTCGACGTGAGGCTTCAGGAGCTTGAGCTTGTTGCGCGGCGTGCTGGGGAACAGGTGGTGCTCGATCTGGTAATTCAGGCCGACCAGCAGGAGGTCGGTGAGGAACCCGCCGCGAACGTTCCGCGACGTCACGACCTGCTGCTCGAGGAATGACATCTTGCTGTCGCGGGCTACGCAAGGCATAGCCTTGTGGTTGGGCGCAAAGCAGTTGGCGAGGTAGATGCCCGTTGTCACGTGCACGAGCATGAACACCAGCGCTGCCTTTGCGAGAGGGAAGAGCAGGAAGGGCGAGACGAAGAGCACCAGGATTCCCGCCAGCCAGAGCGCTAGGCGCCAGGCATTGCCCCTGAGCG
It encodes the following:
- the speB gene encoding agmatinase, with translation MPLPDPTDERFWPRRSFVAPPYPYGEYDRARVVILPVPYDSTTTARAGARDGPNAIIDNSEDMELYDVGIGYEAYLHGIYTSPSVSVTNETPEAMINRVTEAARLYIDDGKFVATFGGEHTIGVGSFRAHLSRYPNLSVLAIDAHADLRDEYQGTRYNHACSLRRMLDVVPVTQVGLRSASAEEAELIRDRKLPFYSPRAFRALPDLSAIVDGLDDHVYVTIDLDGIDCGEMPAVGTPEPGGLTWDEVSSILEAVAAKRRIVGFDMTELAPDLGPKACAYSAAKLAYRLIGLALGPPEG
- a CDS encoding zinc ribbon domain-containing protein, giving the protein MSLEPRSVLSPRLETFLTQLREGETPNHGRFCSFCYNPLPPDFSRCDHCGQDLKERAPITSVPDEVVDMHARKLRRESLIVNSFAYLGLGLGLAIFLTMVGVNVLYLDRALWFFFIAIGVFLIGSRVLAAILGGVIGDEIGYRYANKRLAEDWARHVAERENKLHGGPRGELGMESG
- a CDS encoding mismatch-specific DNA-glycosylase; this translates as MRALAAQDVPDHLQAGLDLVIVGINPGRRSGATGHHYAWPGNHFWPVLYEAGIIPEPITHLEDHRVLEWGIGLTNLCDRTTRSADELTREELRQGAARLREKLLRFRPRVVCFNGKGIYEAFSGRKDVRFGLQPEVLEGMLMFVVPSSSARAAAYQRDAKVAYFRQLRQLIDSVRVEKLTSTARSAR
- a CDS encoding adenylosuccinate synthase, encoding MPAIVVIGGQWGDEGKGRIVDLMARHASVVARYSAGNNAGHTIINDMGLFALHLVPAGVFYPDKTCLLGNGMAIDPAELIRELEMLESRGVDTERVFVSDRAHVVMPYHPIIDREDEKLRGAAAVGTTGRGIGPTFVDKVGRIGIRMGDLVDPKSFRERLSFVLPYKNAVLTKLYGAEPLSFDAIYEEYSAYAERLAARVCDTAMIARKALERGETLLLEGAQGALLDLDSGTYDFVTSSVPSSTSAGAATGIGIGPFDIKRVVGVYKAYMTRVGNGPMPTELLDETGNILRIQGPRPEVGTTTGRARRTGWFDAVASRYSATMNSVTGVAITRLDVLDPFPSIQVCTAYRIDGEVVDTPPASISAFNRAVPIYEELPGWNTDCTSARRFEDLPPNAQAYVRRLGQLIGKPVEIISVGPEREQVIIVDRPI